From Humisphaera borealis, the proteins below share one genomic window:
- the gatB gene encoding Asp-tRNA(Asn)/Glu-tRNA(Gln) amidotransferase subunit GatB: MSARVCKSFKVLVGLEIHVQLATQTKMFTAAPNGATHFGADPNSLVNPVILGLPGVLPVMNKAAVESSIKVGLALGCQIAKHTKWDRKSYYYPDLPKNYQISQYDEPLCGPGVFELEDETGQIVPIRIRRAHLEEDAGKLLHEAPGGFRIDHSIVDLNRAGTPLLEIVTEPDFTTAKQVALFAQELQKLVQFLGVSEGQMQMGHMRFEPNINVHITDDKGVVHKTAITEVKNLNSFSVVERATAFELQRQIHAWEDTGTLGKKSTYGWDENAGATYWQRDKEDADDYRYFPDPDLMPVEVSDEWLNELKSQVGELPRARRKRYESALGLNAKDAAILAGDRATGDYFEQILAAGADARRASTLMETLREIANERGTAATAVGVAPTRLAEIAGLVAAGKLAGNKETAKTIIASLAEQDRSAEQAAASLGLIQSTDTGEVDRLVDELIAENPKSLQDYRGGKQQARGALIGMIMKKAKGLNAKIVGERLDAKVK, from the coding sequence TTGTCCGCACGCGTCTGCAAATCGTTCAAGGTACTCGTCGGCCTGGAAATCCACGTCCAGCTCGCGACGCAAACCAAGATGTTCACCGCCGCCCCCAACGGCGCGACGCACTTCGGTGCCGACCCCAACAGCCTGGTCAATCCGGTCATTCTCGGTTTGCCTGGCGTGTTGCCAGTGATGAACAAGGCGGCGGTCGAATCGTCGATCAAGGTCGGACTGGCGTTGGGATGTCAGATCGCAAAGCACACCAAGTGGGACCGCAAGAGCTACTACTACCCCGACCTGCCCAAGAACTACCAGATCAGCCAGTACGATGAGCCGTTGTGCGGCCCTGGCGTGTTCGAACTCGAGGATGAGACGGGGCAGATCGTGCCCATCCGCATCCGCCGGGCACATCTGGAAGAAGACGCCGGCAAGCTGCTGCACGAAGCACCAGGCGGGTTTCGGATCGATCACAGCATCGTCGATCTCAACCGGGCCGGAACGCCCCTGCTGGAAATCGTCACCGAGCCCGACTTCACGACCGCAAAGCAGGTGGCGCTCTTCGCGCAGGAGCTCCAGAAGCTGGTGCAATTCCTCGGCGTTTCCGAGGGGCAAATGCAGATGGGGCACATGCGGTTCGAGCCCAACATCAATGTCCACATCACGGACGACAAGGGCGTCGTCCACAAGACCGCAATCACCGAGGTGAAGAACCTCAACAGCTTCTCCGTCGTCGAGCGAGCGACGGCGTTCGAGCTTCAGCGGCAGATCCACGCGTGGGAAGACACCGGAACGCTGGGCAAAAAGAGCACCTACGGCTGGGACGAAAACGCCGGCGCGACCTACTGGCAGCGCGACAAGGAAGACGCCGACGACTACCGCTACTTCCCCGATCCGGACCTGATGCCCGTCGAAGTGTCCGATGAATGGCTGAACGAACTCAAGTCGCAAGTCGGCGAGTTGCCGCGGGCGCGGCGCAAGCGTTATGAGTCCGCGCTTGGTCTGAACGCGAAGGACGCGGCGATCCTGGCCGGCGACAGGGCGACTGGCGACTACTTCGAGCAGATCCTCGCCGCCGGTGCCGACGCCAGGCGGGCCAGCACGCTGATGGAAACGCTCCGTGAAATCGCCAACGAGCGAGGCACCGCGGCAACCGCGGTCGGCGTCGCGCCAACTCGGCTGGCGGAAATCGCCGGTCTTGTGGCCGCCGGCAAGCTTGCCGGGAACAAGGAGACGGCCAAGACGATCATCGCATCCCTCGCCGAGCAGGACCGCTCGGCCGAGCAGGCGGCCGCGTCGCTGGGCCTCATTCAGTCCACCGATACCGGCGAGGTCGACCGCCTGGTGGACGAGTTGATCGCCGAGAACCCCAAGAGCCTGCAGGACTATCGCGGCGGGAAGCAGCAGGCTCGCGGCGCATTGATCGGCATGATCATGAAGAAAGCCAAGGGGCTGAACGCGAAGATCGTCGGCGAGCGGCTGGACGCGAAGGTAAAGTGA
- a CDS encoding RNA recognition motif domain-containing protein: MGSKLYVGNLSYNVTSSDLEQLCSQHGTVSSAEVIQDRDSGRSKGFGFVQMASDEEAQAVIAALNGQEHDGRSLTVNEAKPREDRPRGGGGGGYGGGGGGRSGGGGYGGGGGGRSGGGGYGGGGGGGGYGGGGGGRGKRF; this comes from the coding sequence ATGGGTAGCAAATTGTACGTCGGTAACCTGAGCTATAACGTCACCAGCTCGGACCTTGAACAGCTGTGCAGCCAGCACGGCACCGTCTCCAGCGCCGAAGTCATCCAGGACCGCGATAGCGGCCGCAGCAAGGGCTTCGGCTTTGTGCAGATGGCGTCGGACGAAGAGGCCCAGGCGGTCATCGCCGCCCTCAACGGCCAGGAGCATGACGGCCGCAGCCTCACCGTCAACGAAGCCAAGCCCCGCGAAGATCGCCCCCGTGGCGGTGGCGGCGGCGGCTACGGTGGTGGTGGCGGCGGTCGCAGCGGTGGCGGCGGCTACGGTGGTGGTGGCGGCGGTCGCAGCGGTGGCGGTGGCTACGGCGGCGGCGGCGGTGGTGGTGGTTACGGCGGCGGCGGCGGTGGCCGCGGCAAGCGCTTCTAA
- a CDS encoding HAMP domain-containing histidine kinase — protein MSSEPANACAELLLEYQGVVVHDLRGELNALLLTVDYVRRQVGARPELAQVFGDTLGDLDHVRTSVNRTLYQLELVGVARKSLAKKAAAEFAPQNLCDIVRDVMKQFLNARAHRRHVSLADLPASDLAVRADPVLLHLAVQRLLHGMIDLGRDAEMGIEIREPGLDGDATVSGTGDRSPPTATLHVRFTPPQKAVSEVMSQLDVKEVRDDKSTSLNALRLTARLAEAMGGRLQYNQRDAEVRLELPRVMETAAECNEN, from the coding sequence ATGAGCTCAGAACCAGCCAATGCGTGTGCCGAGTTGCTTCTGGAGTACCAGGGGGTGGTGGTCCACGACCTTCGGGGGGAACTTAATGCCCTGCTGCTGACCGTCGACTACGTACGGCGGCAGGTCGGTGCCCGGCCGGAACTGGCCCAGGTGTTCGGCGACACGCTCGGCGACCTGGACCATGTCCGCACGTCGGTCAACCGGACGCTGTATCAGCTGGAACTGGTCGGCGTGGCCCGCAAATCGTTAGCGAAGAAGGCCGCCGCCGAGTTCGCGCCGCAGAATCTTTGCGACATCGTTCGCGATGTGATGAAGCAATTCCTTAACGCCAGGGCCCATCGCCGGCATGTGTCACTGGCTGATCTGCCGGCTTCGGACCTGGCCGTCCGCGCCGACCCAGTGCTTCTGCACCTTGCGGTGCAGCGGCTGCTGCACGGCATGATCGATCTGGGGCGCGACGCGGAAATGGGTATCGAGATCAGAGAGCCGGGGCTTGACGGCGACGCGACCGTGTCGGGCACGGGCGATCGGTCGCCGCCGACCGCCACGCTGCACGTGCGATTCACGCCGCCGCAGAAAGCCGTGTCGGAGGTAATGTCCCAACTCGACGTAAAGGAAGTACGCGACGACAAGTCGACTTCGCTGAACGCGCTGCGTTTGACCGCCCGCCTGGCAGAGGCGATGGGTGGCAGACTGCAATACAACCAGAGGGACGCCGAAGTGCGCCTGGAACTGCCACGAGTGATGGAAACGGCAGCAGAATGCAACGAGAACTGA
- a CDS encoding 30S ribosomal protein S1, producing the protein MVDYNLINSFGNLDDELDSAVATVYGNSDLDLDKLVKGGEVQDLVSGNIIKGIISARVSDDFVVDLGRKSEGILEKGEFDEPEKVQIGDEVQVLVEDVDGDHDQVRISKRKADRIINWEAIMKSKKEGDPVHGKVTKKIKGGLLVDIGVPVFLPASQVDIRRPGEISDWIGRDIDAMILKIDEERRNIVISRRKMIEVQREELKKKTLEGLKIGDIVKGTVKNIADFGAFIDLGGIDGLLHITDMSWGRLNHPSEMLKIDQELEVKVLSIDMGKEKIALGLKQKDASPWENIEQKYPVGSVHDGEVVNIMSYGAFVKLEEGVEGLVHISEMSWTKRINHPSEVVTQNMKAQVKVLEINKEKQEISLGMKQVEENPWERVAEKYPPGSVIAGKVRNIANYGAFVEIEEGIDGLLHVSDLSWTKKIGHPSEVLKKGEQIQAVVLSVDQEKQRIALGLKQMQEDPWQTVIPQNYRPGMVVHGQVTKIANFGVFVELEPGLEGLLHISEISDAKIEKPEDAVKVGQEVEVKILRVDSDERKIGLSLKRAAWAQEEESAKRTARSAPRSAASAAVWKAASSPAAWAISRSAALLPKANRPTATRRRSNPAKPSRDGNVAAIAS; encoded by the coding sequence ATGGTCGATTACAACCTCATCAACTCCTTCGGAAACCTCGACGACGAGCTCGACTCAGCCGTTGCCACCGTCTACGGCAACAGCGATCTTGACCTCGACAAGCTCGTCAAGGGCGGCGAAGTCCAGGACCTGGTTTCCGGAAACATCATCAAGGGCATCATCAGTGCCCGCGTCAGCGACGACTTCGTCGTTGACCTCGGCCGCAAGTCTGAAGGTATCCTCGAAAAGGGCGAGTTCGACGAGCCCGAAAAAGTGCAGATCGGTGACGAAGTCCAGGTCCTCGTCGAGGACGTGGACGGCGATCATGACCAGGTGCGGATCTCGAAACGCAAAGCGGATCGGATCATCAACTGGGAAGCGATCATGAAGTCCAAGAAGGAGGGGGATCCGGTTCACGGCAAGGTCACCAAGAAGATCAAGGGTGGCTTGCTGGTCGATATCGGCGTGCCCGTCTTCCTTCCGGCCTCGCAGGTGGACATCCGCCGGCCGGGCGAGATCAGCGATTGGATCGGCCGCGACATCGACGCGATGATCCTCAAGATCGACGAAGAACGCCGCAACATCGTCATCAGCCGCCGCAAGATGATCGAAGTGCAGCGTGAAGAGCTGAAGAAGAAGACGCTGGAAGGCCTGAAGATTGGCGACATCGTCAAGGGCACCGTGAAGAACATCGCCGACTTCGGCGCGTTCATCGACCTCGGCGGTATCGACGGCCTGCTGCACATCACCGACATGTCCTGGGGCCGGCTGAACCACCCCAGCGAGATGCTCAAGATCGACCAGGAACTGGAAGTCAAGGTTCTGTCGATCGACATGGGCAAGGAAAAGATCGCCCTCGGCTTGAAGCAGAAGGATGCTTCGCCGTGGGAGAACATCGAGCAGAAGTACCCGGTGGGCTCGGTCCACGACGGCGAAGTCGTCAACATCATGTCGTACGGCGCGTTCGTGAAGCTGGAAGAAGGCGTCGAAGGCCTGGTGCACATCTCCGAGATGAGCTGGACTAAGCGCATCAACCACCCGTCGGAAGTGGTGACCCAGAACATGAAGGCCCAGGTCAAGGTCCTGGAGATCAACAAGGAGAAGCAGGAAATCTCGCTCGGCATGAAGCAGGTCGAGGAGAACCCCTGGGAACGCGTCGCCGAGAAGTACCCGCCCGGATCGGTCATCGCCGGCAAGGTGCGGAACATCGCCAACTACGGCGCGTTCGTCGAGATCGAAGAAGGCATCGACGGCCTGCTGCACGTCAGCGACCTGTCGTGGACGAAGAAGATCGGCCACCCGAGCGAAGTGCTCAAGAAGGGCGAGCAGATCCAGGCCGTCGTTCTCAGCGTGGACCAGGAAAAGCAGCGTATCGCGCTGGGCCTGAAGCAGATGCAGGAAGATCCGTGGCAGACGGTCATCCCGCAGAACTACCGCCCGGGCATGGTCGTGCACGGCCAGGTCACCAAGATCGCCAACTTCGGCGTCTTCGTGGAACTGGAACCGGGCCTGGAAGGCCTGCTGCATATCTCGGAAATCTCGGATGCCAAGATCGAGAAGCCGGAAGATGCGGTCAAGGTCGGCCAGGAGGTCGAAGTCAAGATCCTGCGTGTCGACAGCGACGAGCGCAAGATCGGCCTGTCGCTCAAGCGAGCCGCTTGGGCGCAGGAAGAAGAGAGCGCGAAGAGGACCGCAAGGTCCGCGCCGAGAAGCGCGGCCTCCGCGGCGGTCTGGAAGGCGGCGAGCAGTCCAGCGGCCTGGGCGATCTCAAGATCGGCGGCGCTGCTGCCGAAGGCGAATCGGCCGACGGCGACGAGGCGGCGGAGTAATCCTGCCAAGCCGAGCCGCGACGGAAACGTCGCAGCGATAGCGAGCTAG
- a CDS encoding DUF4291 domain-containing protein: MNVLTQPYIRQCSLWPKSGRHILAQFDDQSVVVYQAYRPAIGSFAVANGHFGGDAFSFSRMSWIKPNFLWMMYRSGWGTKPDQEVTLGLRIRRAFFDTLLAQAVPSSWDRRYYTTQDEWAGAVRTSDVRLQWDPDHHPSGAALDRRAIQIGLRGSALHAFAGPGNRSTATNNSVELIAESHRELLEVIDLTAFVAEQRRRISASEELVTPTERVYRPADPLIAERLGLDSLVVI, encoded by the coding sequence ATGAACGTTCTGACCCAACCGTACATCCGCCAATGTTCGCTTTGGCCCAAGTCGGGTCGGCACATCCTTGCGCAGTTCGATGACCAATCCGTCGTCGTCTATCAGGCGTATCGACCGGCGATCGGTAGTTTCGCGGTCGCCAACGGACACTTCGGCGGCGACGCATTTAGCTTCAGTCGGATGAGTTGGATCAAGCCGAACTTCCTCTGGATGATGTATCGTTCCGGCTGGGGGACCAAGCCGGATCAGGAAGTGACGCTGGGGCTCCGCATTCGCCGTGCGTTCTTTGACACCTTGCTGGCGCAGGCGGTGCCCTCCTCGTGGGATCGGCGGTACTACACGACGCAGGACGAGTGGGCCGGCGCAGTCCGCACCTCGGATGTGCGACTTCAGTGGGATCCGGACCACCATCCATCTGGCGCGGCGTTGGACCGGCGGGCGATTCAAATAGGCCTTCGCGGATCAGCGCTACACGCATTTGCAGGGCCTGGAAATCGGTCGACGGCGACGAACAACTCCGTAGAACTGATAGCCGAAAGCCATAGGGAGCTCTTGGAAGTCATCGATCTGACGGCGTTCGTCGCCGAGCAGCGGCGACGGATCTCAGCAAGTGAAGAACTGGTCACTCCGACGGAACGCGTATACCGACCCGCGGACCCATTGATTGCCGAGAGGCTCGGGTTGGATTCACTTGTTGTGATCTGA
- a CDS encoding DinB family protein, which translates to MHDASLIMLANEVRGKTLRVLTGVTEEQARFTGHAALNNSILWHAGHALWVVEKLGVIPATGEQARYPADWSPIFAAGGTPATVTNWPSLSAVVSALQEQLTRLTAVLSDMRTERLDQVIDADRNRTLRYSILHGLHDEACHCGEIQLLKKLIAKG; encoded by the coding sequence ATGCACGATGCCAGCCTGATCATGCTCGCCAACGAAGTCCGCGGAAAGACCCTTCGCGTGCTGACCGGAGTGACAGAGGAACAAGCCCGCTTCACCGGCCACGCAGCGCTGAACAACTCGATCCTCTGGCATGCCGGTCATGCGTTATGGGTGGTCGAGAAGCTCGGCGTCATCCCGGCGACCGGCGAACAGGCCCGCTACCCCGCCGACTGGTCCCCCATCTTCGCCGCCGGTGGAACGCCGGCGACCGTTACCAACTGGCCATCCCTGTCGGCGGTCGTCTCGGCGTTGCAGGAGCAACTGACCCGCCTGACAGCGGTGCTTTCCGACATGCGAACCGAGCGGCTCGATCAGGTCATTGACGCGGACCGGAACCGGACACTCCGCTATTCCATCCTGCACGGCCTCCACGACGAAGCGTGCCACTGCGGCGAGATCCAGTTGCTCAAGAAGCTCATCGCCAAGGGATGA
- a CDS encoding PA0069 family radical SAM protein — MSRPLPVISGRAAQANPLNRFETLKFDREMEHWEHDAEAIEELGKVPTQYLVDSTRAILARNDSPDIGFSVSINPYRGCEHGCIYCYARPTHEYLGFSSGLDFETRIMVKPNAPKLLREALADPKYEPDCIAISGVTDCYQPIERQLKITRGCLEVLLEAGNPAGIVTKSALVTRDIDILSEMAKKQLIAVYISVTSLDIELSRKMEPRAPSPKRRLEAIAKLSAAGVPVGVITAPVVPGLTDHEVPAILKAAADAGARFGGYVPLRLPFQVKDLFADWLEQHFPDRKDKVLNRVREMRGGKLNDSNFNTRMTGQGVWADELRGIYLLGHRKAGLGKSPPLSIDHFKRPAVGQLLLW, encoded by the coding sequence ATGTCCCGCCCGCTTCCCGTCATCTCCGGCCGAGCCGCACAGGCTAACCCGCTCAACCGGTTTGAGACGCTCAAATTCGATCGCGAGATGGAGCATTGGGAACATGATGCCGAGGCGATTGAAGAACTCGGCAAGGTGCCGACGCAGTATCTCGTCGATTCCACCCGAGCCATCCTCGCCCGCAACGACAGCCCGGACATCGGTTTTTCCGTCAGCATTAATCCCTACCGCGGCTGCGAGCACGGCTGTATTTACTGCTACGCCCGACCGACCCACGAATACCTCGGCTTCTCGAGTGGGCTGGATTTCGAAACCCGCATTATGGTCAAGCCGAACGCGCCCAAACTGCTCCGCGAGGCGCTGGCCGACCCGAAGTACGAACCCGACTGCATCGCGATCAGTGGCGTCACCGACTGCTATCAGCCGATCGAGCGGCAACTCAAGATCACGCGCGGTTGCCTCGAAGTCCTGCTCGAAGCCGGCAACCCAGCCGGCATCGTCACCAAGAGCGCGCTGGTCACGCGGGATATCGACATCCTGTCGGAGATGGCGAAGAAGCAGCTCATCGCCGTCTACATCTCGGTGACCTCGCTCGATATCGAACTGAGCCGCAAAATGGAGCCCCGAGCGCCATCACCCAAACGCCGACTCGAAGCGATCGCGAAGCTGTCGGCGGCGGGTGTACCCGTCGGGGTGATCACCGCGCCGGTGGTGCCGGGGCTGACCGATCATGAAGTCCCCGCCATTCTTAAAGCCGCCGCCGACGCCGGGGCGAGGTTCGGCGGATACGTCCCGCTCCGTCTGCCGTTCCAGGTGAAGGACCTTTTTGCCGACTGGCTCGAGCAGCACTTCCCCGACCGCAAAGACAAAGTCCTCAATCGCGTCCGCGAAATGCGCGGCGGAAAACTCAACGACAGCAACTTCAACACCCGCATGACCGGCCAGGGTGTCTGGGCGGACGAACTGCGAGGGATTTATCTCCTGGGCCACCGCAAGGCGGGCCTGGGCAAGTCGCCGCCGCTGTCGATCGATCACTTCAAGCGCCCGGCGGTCGGACAACTGCTGTTGTGGTGA